The following are from one region of the Paenibacillus bovis genome:
- a CDS encoding carbohydrate ABC transporter permease, producing MLRYVMLTIISLMMAFPFYWMVMSGFKTNDEIFRFPPTFWPETFLWSNYVDAWHAAPFARYILNSIGVGAAISLLQIINSSMMAYALTHMRFRLKGLFTGVVLLGYMIPSTAVYLPSYLVLSKLQLLDSYTGLILSNCVSVFSIFLIRQAFMQISHELVEAGQLDGASHFRILWTIITPLARSTFAVMVLITFIEQYNNYFWPMLITKSPDLQLVSAGLRSFFVEGGAYGLKWPQIMAASAFTIAPLLILFLFTQKTIMQSVNMSAGVNKN from the coding sequence ATGCTGCGCTATGTAATGCTAACGATAATCAGCCTGATGATGGCTTTTCCATTCTATTGGATGGTAATGAGCGGATTCAAGACCAATGATGAGATTTTCCGTTTCCCACCGACTTTCTGGCCGGAGACTTTTCTGTGGAGCAATTATGTGGATGCATGGCATGCCGCTCCATTTGCCCGCTATATTCTGAACAGTATCGGTGTAGGGGCAGCGATTTCCTTGCTGCAGATTATCAACTCCAGCATGATGGCGTATGCCTTGACCCATATGCGTTTTCGGCTCAAAGGGTTATTCACCGGCGTAGTGCTGCTGGGTTATATGATCCCGAGTACCGCTGTCTATCTGCCCAGCTACCTCGTACTGAGCAAGCTGCAGCTGCTGGATAGTTATACGGGGCTGATTCTTTCCAACTGTGTCAGTGTGTTCTCGATTTTCCTGATTCGACAGGCATTTATGCAGATTTCGCATGAATTGGTAGAAGCCGGACAACTGGATGGAGCTTCCCATTTCCGGATTTTGTGGACGATCATCACGCCTCTGGCACGTTCGACGTTTGCAGTGATGGTACTGATTACCTTTATCGAGCAGTACAACAACTATTTCTGGCCTATGCTCATTACCAAGAGCCCCGATCTGCAGCTGGTATCGGCGGGGCTGCGCAGCTTTTTTGTGGAAGGGGGAGCCTACGGTCTGAAATGGCCGCAGATTATGGCTGCCAGTGCGTTCACGATTGCACCGCTGCTGATTCTGTTTTTATTTACCCAGAAAACGATTATGCAAAGTGTAAATATGTCGGCAGGTGTGAACAAAAACTAG
- a CDS encoding aminotransferase class I/II-fold pyridoxal phosphate-dependent enzyme: MSSMTKSNLITSLVQEMPPSGIRKFFDYASGQDNIISLGIGEPDFTTPRAVREACIRALEEGRTEYTPNAGLLELRESIAGYLHTSYQLDYDPVHEMMVTIGSSEALDLALRVLINPGDEILVPSPCYVSYSPITGLCSGTTVEIETSAQNGFKLTAAELESKITLRSKLLILSYPSNPTGGIMSYDDWLPIAQLVEKHDLVVISDEIYAELTYGAKHVSFASMPGMKDRTLLISGFSKAFAMTGWRIGYVCGPEELIEPMLKIHQYTVMCAPILGQIAALESLKPHGLEAKDRMMESYNERRRMFVTGLRQIGLPCHEPQGAFYAFPSIAHTGLTSDLFAERLLKEMNVLAVPGTAFGQGGEGFIRCSYATSVPKLEQALERMQQFMQQL, encoded by the coding sequence ATGAGTTCAATGACCAAAAGCAACCTGATTACTTCGCTGGTACAGGAAATGCCCCCATCGGGGATACGCAAATTTTTTGACTATGCTTCCGGACAGGATAATATCATTTCTCTAGGGATCGGAGAACCGGACTTCACAACACCACGGGCAGTACGAGAAGCTTGTATCCGCGCGCTGGAAGAAGGCCGTACCGAGTATACGCCCAACGCCGGACTGCTTGAACTTCGCGAAAGTATCGCTGGCTATCTGCACACCAGCTACCAGCTGGATTATGATCCTGTACACGAGATGATGGTGACGATCGGCAGCAGCGAAGCGCTGGATCTGGCACTGCGGGTACTGATTAATCCGGGAGACGAGATTCTGGTTCCTTCCCCCTGTTATGTATCGTATTCTCCGATTACCGGACTATGCAGCGGCACCACAGTAGAGATTGAGACCTCTGCGCAGAACGGATTCAAATTGACTGCAGCCGAACTAGAGTCCAAGATTACGCTGCGCTCCAAGCTGCTGATTCTCAGCTATCCGAGCAATCCGACCGGCGGCATTATGAGCTATGACGATTGGCTGCCGATCGCACAGCTGGTGGAAAAGCATGATCTAGTCGTTATTTCCGACGAAATCTACGCTGAACTGACCTATGGCGCCAAGCATGTCAGCTTTGCATCGATGCCGGGTATGAAAGATCGTACCCTGCTGATCAGCGGATTCTCCAAAGCATTTGCGATGACCGGATGGCGTATCGGCTATGTATGCGGTCCCGAGGAGCTAATTGAACCTATGCTCAAAATTCACCAGTATACGGTGATGTGCGCGCCTATTCTGGGTCAGATCGCCGCTCTTGAATCGCTAAAACCGCACGGTCTCGAAGCCAAAGACCGGATGATGGAATCGTACAATGAACGCCGCCGAATGTTTGTAACTGGCCTGCGCCAGATTGGGCTGCCTTGTCATGAACCTCAGGGTGCATTTTATGCCTTCCCTTCTATCGCGCATACCGGGCTGACATCCGATCTATTCGCCGAGCGGCTGCTCAAGGAAATGAACGTGCTGGCTGTACCGGGTACCGCTTTTGGTCAGGGTGGCGAAGGATTTATCCGCTGCTCCTATGCCACTTCCGTTCCCAAGCTGGAACAGGCATTGGAACGGATGCAGCAATTTATGCAGCAGCTGTAG
- a CDS encoding alpha/beta hydrolase, translating into MKLVPPQSFTYRGGAKAALLLHGYTGNTLHVRKLGRFLNDRGYTCHGPLYKGHGSTPEELLHTKPSEWWKSAVEGYEYLEQEGYEEVAVVGVSLGGVFSLRLGTLFPAKAIVSMCAPVREKGNEDILRRVLEYARWFKSIEGKEEMQIERELEQLAEEPLHSLDQLRELIASTARQVKRISAPTLIMQGELDEELYLESAQIIYDELTVPVKELKWYDQSGHILTMDKQHDLVFEDVYRFLESVYQD; encoded by the coding sequence ATGAAACTGGTTCCGCCTCAGTCATTTACCTATCGCGGAGGAGCGAAGGCTGCCCTGCTGCTGCATGGATATACCGGCAATACGCTGCATGTCCGCAAACTGGGACGTTTCCTGAATGATAGAGGGTATACCTGTCATGGACCGCTGTACAAAGGACATGGGAGTACCCCGGAAGAACTGCTGCACACCAAGCCCTCGGAATGGTGGAAAAGTGCTGTGGAAGGCTATGAATATCTGGAGCAGGAAGGGTACGAAGAGGTTGCTGTAGTCGGTGTCTCGCTCGGCGGTGTATTTTCGCTGCGTCTGGGTACCTTGTTTCCCGCCAAAGCGATTGTCTCCATGTGCGCACCTGTACGCGAGAAAGGCAATGAAGATATTCTCAGACGGGTACTGGAATACGCCCGCTGGTTCAAGTCGATTGAAGGCAAAGAAGAGATGCAGATCGAGCGTGAGCTGGAACAGCTGGCGGAAGAGCCGCTGCACAGTCTGGATCAGCTGCGCGAGCTGATTGCTTCGACTGCCCGTCAGGTCAAGCGGATCTCTGCACCGACACTGATTATGCAGGGAGAGCTGGATGAAGAGCTTTATCTGGAAAGTGCACAGATCATCTATGACGAGCTGACCGTACCGGTGAAGGAACTGAAATGGTATGATCAGTCCGGTCATATTTTGACGATGGACAAGCAGCATGACCTGGTATTTGAAGATGTATACCGATTCCTGGAGAGTGTGTATCAGGATTAG
- a CDS encoding HAD family hydrolase, translated as MANQSKLLDQINKQLWNRQSIQAVLLDKDGTLLDFNRMWGFWTDEVMQHINLHLAAHNYMLEPGDIPAIWGTVHNEQGKMIDYDAQGPLAMGTMDEVYAVLIWHVYRTGLSWAVSKSIVHDCIRQADLSMERSRPAYPLPGVRGFLDRCRQQGIRLAVVTADQTDNARRHLEWMGMTDDFDIIIGNDRVRQGKPFPDMVLLACEELGIAPGQTVVIGDTNGDMQMGRAAGCLLTIGIGAGVDASSADAVITSFAQLQDGTGE; from the coding sequence ATGGCAAACCAATCGAAACTGCTCGATCAGATAAATAAGCAATTATGGAACCGGCAATCTATCCAGGCAGTACTGCTGGACAAAGATGGGACACTGCTTGATTTTAACCGGATGTGGGGATTCTGGACGGATGAAGTGATGCAGCATATCAACCTGCATTTGGCAGCACATAACTATATGCTGGAGCCCGGAGATATTCCTGCGATCTGGGGAACGGTCCATAACGAACAGGGCAAGATGATTGACTATGACGCACAGGGACCACTGGCGATGGGAACGATGGATGAAGTGTATGCTGTACTGATCTGGCATGTATACCGTACCGGCTTATCCTGGGCGGTATCCAAATCGATCGTGCATGACTGTATCCGGCAAGCGGATCTGTCTATGGAGCGCTCCAGACCTGCTTATCCGCTGCCCGGAGTGCGCGGATTTCTGGATCGCTGCAGACAGCAGGGAATACGTCTGGCTGTTGTCACTGCAGACCAGACAGATAACGCCCGCAGGCATCTGGAATGGATGGGCATGACAGATGATTTCGATATTATCATTGGCAATGACAGGGTGCGCCAGGGCAAGCCTTTTCCCGATATGGTCTTGCTGGCTTGTGAAGAGCTGGGTATAGCGCCCGGACAGACAGTCGTTATCGGGGATACCAACGGAGATATGCAGATGGGCAGAGCGGCAGGCTGTCTGCTCACGATTGGTATCGGTGCAGGCGTAGATGCATCGTCTGCGGATGCTGTTATTACTTCCTTTGCCCAGCTGCAGGATGGAACAGGAGAATGA
- a CDS encoding chitobiase/beta-hexosaminidase C-terminal domain-containing protein, which translates to MNKKARSAFSIMGTSILLLSLILPSVSAPSQAKAAEPTAATAVTRTISIDPDKVTHSDFLGVGVNIIPTNTMDLGARYGYNDAYWAMDVNRIQKIQPKVARVWFQIDWMEPEKGQYTFDSPKMKEFYRYMDALQSAGTEVELNFGWKVGKTVQDWFNFPNLKDPYVSAPTDLNAYAASASAALNELINKRGYDNVKYMTFYNESNGSWDFEGPADQKAYFAEMSRKVSDRLKADGLRDRIEIWGPEESGALDWISYMKQNADSVFDAYTFHVYGTSYDGLKSVVDQRTSIAGSKPVVMTEFGWSADDASGWDAGFANSIIRAANDGLKGALMWQMNGAWTSDPDGDTNGTYTMWSSLPLDRMPRKTYYSAGFLNRYIPEHSDVLAVDTGGASDVRAAAFKGQDGNYTVLVESKGGEARNLNIDFGDNTINKTFYKMTYRDNVNIDANAILPQVEKAFAATRSFTDNDSDTAYHFSIYTTAKPQTQVEVTPVEKTVTGAGTLQLQARVIDATYNGQAAVTEDTYATENTANTDASTTRSTDTDASEAAALGEVTTLADQADSAASQASDRTDSGDSSVQVAGQSAAIADSTDVQAASSENTVNADTYAADDTQQSLAAAGGVTWTVLGTNNGTIDANGLYTAPDLASERMIAIKASSSQATGAYGIALIKVIPRSVPNRVDAPTFSLKPGTYDSAEAVFIETKTPGAQIYYTMDGSTPTASSSLYKYGAILPNGGNRMLKAIAIKPGLDNSGITAALYKTKDVAMGPDGYEFCMYEGKVCDFKGKAMVAYGADGIFKYKTFTDGIECTDESFGGDPAPGSAKRCFFTNTIPDETPVVTIFNAGFEKPGTETTRTGPFTNGWTFDSRSGVSANGSQLVSKDIKAPQGLQVGYLKTDGGVNGTISQQMNFPAGTYELSFDLATRSGYGIQTFDVYMDNQKISSHTADSVNFQKVTTRPFTVTSGKHTVKFIATSADPALPKLDRTAFLDSLFIRPANSLPAQLKNGGFETPVIAADSKAKTKPGPFTSDWVFDSRSGVQGNNSVLGSVTIPEGAQSAYLKTDNGVNGTITQKLKFPQGSYTLSFKAAQRTNLRGTQKFNVMLDNQVLGSYTPASGAYEAFTISPFTVTAGEHTIQFVATSTTGDNTAFIDDVKLAPVQ; encoded by the coding sequence ATGAACAAAAAAGCGAGGTCGGCATTCAGCATTATGGGCACGTCCATTTTATTGCTTTCGCTTATTCTGCCTTCAGTAAGTGCACCATCCCAAGCAAAGGCGGCGGAGCCAACGGCAGCGACTGCAGTGACACGTACGATCAGTATTGATCCGGACAAGGTTACGCATTCGGATTTTCTGGGAGTTGGAGTCAATATCATTCCGACAAACACAATGGATCTGGGGGCCCGATACGGATACAACGATGCTTACTGGGCTATGGATGTGAATCGGATTCAGAAGATTCAGCCCAAGGTAGCCAGAGTATGGTTCCAGATCGACTGGATGGAGCCGGAAAAAGGGCAGTATACATTTGACAGTCCGAAAATGAAAGAATTCTACAGATACATGGATGCTTTGCAAAGCGCCGGTACAGAAGTGGAATTGAACTTTGGCTGGAAAGTCGGAAAGACGGTTCAGGACTGGTTTAACTTTCCTAACCTGAAAGATCCATATGTAAGCGCCCCAACCGACCTCAACGCTTATGCAGCTTCTGCCTCGGCTGCGCTAAATGAATTGATTAACAAACGTGGTTACGACAATGTAAAATACATGACCTTTTATAACGAATCTAACGGCAGTTGGGACTTTGAAGGTCCGGCAGATCAGAAAGCCTATTTTGCCGAAATGAGCCGCAAAGTAAGTGATCGTCTCAAAGCAGACGGTTTGCGAGACCGTATCGAAATCTGGGGCCCGGAAGAATCCGGTGCGCTAGACTGGATCAGCTACATGAAGCAGAATGCCGATAGCGTTTTTGATGCATATACTTTTCACGTATATGGCACCAGCTATGATGGCCTGAAAAGTGTAGTCGATCAGCGAACAAGTATAGCCGGGAGCAAGCCGGTTGTTATGACCGAATTTGGCTGGTCTGCCGACGATGCCAGTGGCTGGGATGCCGGTTTTGCCAACTCCATTATACGCGCAGCGAATGATGGCCTGAAAGGTGCACTGATGTGGCAAATGAACGGAGCTTGGACATCCGATCCCGATGGAGACACGAACGGCACCTACACAATGTGGAGTTCGCTGCCACTCGACCGGATGCCGCGCAAAACTTATTATTCCGCCGGTTTCCTGAACCGCTATATTCCGGAACACAGTGATGTACTTGCTGTAGACACCGGCGGTGCAAGCGATGTACGTGCTGCTGCCTTCAAAGGGCAGGATGGCAATTATACAGTGTTGGTAGAATCCAAAGGCGGCGAAGCCAGAAATCTGAATATTGATTTTGGCGACAATACAATCAACAAAACCTTTTACAAAATGACGTATCGTGACAATGTAAATATTGACGCAAATGCGATACTTCCGCAGGTTGAAAAAGCATTTGCAGCTACACGTTCTTTTACAGATAACGATAGTGATACAGCCTATCATTTCTCTATCTACACTACAGCCAAGCCTCAGACCCAGGTGGAAGTAACGCCGGTAGAGAAGACCGTCACAGGTGCTGGTACGCTGCAGCTGCAGGCTCGTGTAATTGATGCAACCTACAACGGTCAGGCAGCTGTCACCGAAGATACGTATGCGACAGAAAACACGGCCAATACAGATGCTTCCACTACACGGTCGACAGACACAGATGCATCAGAAGCAGCAGCTTTGGGTGAAGTCACAACCCTTGCAGATCAAGCGGACAGTGCAGCGTCACAAGCTTCTGATCGAACGGATTCCGGCGATAGCAGCGTACAAGTAGCAGGTCAATCTGCCGCAATTGCAGATTCTACAGATGTACAAGCCGCTTCATCCGAAAATACCGTTAATGCAGATACCTATGCAGCAGACGACACGCAGCAGTCGCTGGCAGCCGCAGGTGGAGTAACCTGGACGGTACTGGGAACAAATAATGGAACGATCGATGCGAATGGTCTGTACACAGCACCGGATCTGGCTTCCGAGCGAATGATAGCGATCAAGGCCAGCAGCAGTCAGGCGACAGGTGCTTATGGAATAGCACTTATAAAAGTAATTCCTCGCTCTGTTCCAAATCGTGTGGATGCGCCGACATTCAGCCTGAAACCAGGAACTTATGATTCGGCAGAAGCTGTATTTATCGAGACCAAGACACCGGGTGCACAAATCTACTATACGATGGATGGCAGTACACCAACTGCATCATCCAGTTTGTATAAATACGGTGCAATTCTGCCAAATGGCGGCAACCGGATGCTCAAGGCGATAGCGATCAAGCCGGGACTTGATAACTCCGGTATTACCGCTGCCCTGTATAAAACAAAAGATGTAGCTATGGGACCGGATGGTTACGAGTTCTGTATGTACGAAGGCAAAGTGTGCGACTTCAAAGGTAAAGCAATGGTGGCTTATGGAGCCGATGGTATCTTCAAATATAAAACATTTACAGATGGTATAGAGTGTACGGATGAGTCTTTTGGCGGTGATCCTGCGCCAGGCTCTGCCAAACGCTGCTTCTTCACCAATACGATTCCGGATGAGACACCGGTCGTGACTATTTTTAATGCAGGCTTTGAAAAGCCGGGCACAGAAACGACACGTACCGGACCCTTTACAAATGGGTGGACATTCGATTCCCGTTCAGGAGTATCTGCCAACGGCAGCCAGCTGGTGAGCAAAGATATCAAAGCACCGCAGGGACTGCAGGTCGGTTATCTGAAAACAGATGGCGGCGTGAACGGAACGATCAGTCAACAGATGAATTTTCCGGCAGGTACGTACGAATTGAGCTTTGATCTGGCGACACGTTCCGGTTATGGCATACAGACGTTCGATGTGTACATGGATAACCAGAAAATCAGCTCGCACACAGCCGATTCAGTTAATTTTCAGAAAGTGACGACCCGTCCATTCACGGTTACCAGCGGCAAGCATACTGTCAAATTTATTGCGACTTCGGCAGATCCTGCACTGCCCAAGCTGGATCGTACCGCATTTTTGGACAGTCTCTTTATCCGCCCGGCCAATAGTCTGCCCGCTCAATTGAAAAATGGTGGCTTTGAGACTCCGGTCATTGCAGCCGACAGCAAAGCCAAAACCAAGCCTGGACCCTTCACCAGTGACTGGGTATTTGACAGCCGCTCCGGTGTGCAGGGCAACAACAGCGTACTGGGCAGTGTGACTATACCGGAAGGGGCACAAAGTGCCTATCTGAAAACCGATAATGGCGTCAACGGAACGATTACACAAAAGCTGAAATTCCCGCAAGGTTCCTATACACTCAGCTTCAAGGCAGCCCAGCGCACCAATCTGCGGGGAACCCAGAAGTTCAATGTGATGCTGGATAATCAGGTACTCGGCAGTTATACACCGGCTTCTGGCGCATACGAAGCCTTTACAATCAGTCCGTTCACCGTGACAGCAGGCGAGCATACGATCCAATTTGTAGCAACGTCTACAACCGGCGATAATACGGCATTTATTGATGACGTGAAGCTGGCTCCTGTTCAATAA
- a CDS encoding M42 family metallopeptidase translates to MDEMTQMMKELTETDGVSGFERSVRDKMAGYLEPLSDELLKDRLGSIAGKKTGREGGPKVLIAGHLDEIGFLVTSITSKGFLKFQQLGGWWPHSVMSQRVKVKTRKGDYIGIVGSKPPHILEASEREKVVPLKNMYIDIGAKDAEDAKAMGVRPGDWVVPVSEFTTMRDDELWVGKAIDNRAGCALAVEVMKRLQEQEHPNVLYAGATVQEEVGLRGAITLANLVEPDIAFALDVGVASDMPGLESQPTQTSVGDGPLILLFDASMIPHNGLRDLVMDTAEELHIPLQVDSIPGGGTDGGKFHLSGKGCPTLSVGFPTRYIHTHNAIMAKKDFDQAATLLTAVIQKLDWDLVNELFG, encoded by the coding sequence ATGGATGAAATGACACAAATGATGAAGGAACTCACCGAAACAGATGGAGTATCCGGTTTTGAACGTAGCGTTCGGGATAAGATGGCAGGTTATCTGGAACCGTTATCCGATGAACTCCTCAAGGATCGCCTGGGCAGTATAGCTGGTAAAAAAACAGGCCGCGAAGGCGGACCCAAAGTGCTGATCGCCGGTCATCTGGATGAAATCGGATTTCTGGTTACCAGCATTACCTCCAAAGGATTTTTGAAATTCCAGCAGCTGGGTGGATGGTGGCCGCATTCGGTTATGTCCCAGCGTGTCAAAGTCAAAACGCGCAAAGGTGATTATATCGGGATTGTCGGCTCCAAACCGCCGCATATTCTGGAAGCGTCCGAACGTGAGAAAGTCGTTCCGCTTAAAAACATGTATATCGATATCGGAGCAAAAGATGCCGAGGATGCCAAAGCCATGGGTGTACGTCCGGGCGACTGGGTCGTACCGGTATCCGAATTTACCACGATGCGCGACGATGAGCTATGGGTCGGCAAAGCGATTGATAACCGTGCCGGTTGCGCACTCGCTGTTGAAGTGATGAAGCGTCTGCAGGAACAGGAGCATCCGAATGTATTGTATGCCGGAGCAACGGTACAGGAGGAAGTCGGTCTGCGCGGTGCAATCACCCTTGCCAATCTGGTAGAGCCGGATATTGCTTTTGCGCTGGATGTCGGTGTAGCCAGCGATATGCCGGGCCTGGAATCCCAGCCGACACAGACCAGCGTGGGAGATGGTCCGCTGATTCTGCTGTTCGATGCCAGCATGATTCCGCATAATGGCCTGCGTGATCTGGTGATGGATACAGCAGAAGAGCTTCATATTCCGCTTCAGGTAGATTCTATTCCTGGCGGCGGAACCGATGGCGGCAAGTTCCACCTCAGCGGCAAAGGCTGTCCTACCCTGTCGGTCGGTTTCCCGACACGCTATATCCATACTCATAACGCGATTATGGCGAAAAAGGATTTTGATCAGGCAGCTACCTTGCTTACCGCAGTGATTCAGAAGCTGGATTGGGACCTGGTGAACGAGCTGTTTGGCTGA
- a CDS encoding ABC transporter substrate-binding protein, translating into MSLMVIASFLMITACGSPGNSATSAAGTTTASQGPVEIEFWYGLGGKLGDNMKKTIDAFNASQKEVVVKGIVQADYDETGQKLQAAIASGQVPAAVLSSNVDWAKKGYYAPMDSFIAADPDFKKEDFVQTFLTQGQVDGKQYFLPMYGTTQVMYYRKDTLKANGIDPASLTTWEALAAAAAKMTKKENGKTTFYGWEPMWGSDNMIDAVLGKGGSILSPDGKTVTIDSPEWVETWEMFRKWIHEDQIMGIHSGGQGWEYWYKTIDDVMKNKAAGYTGSSGDQGDLDFKIVGAMEQPGWEGKGEGKPVANAIMAGIPAKANPEQQQAAFKWLTYFSQASNTAQWSMNTGYIAVRQSALEDPGFKAFSKKNPQIEVPLKQAAHASAPFQDPTGGKITDALKVAADQVQINNVPAAQALQEAKVKAQQELDRANSR; encoded by the coding sequence ATGTCGCTTATGGTAATCGCCAGCTTCCTGATGATTACAGCCTGCGGTTCACCGGGAAACAGCGCTACCAGTGCAGCAGGCACTACTACAGCGTCCCAGGGTCCGGTAGAAATCGAGTTCTGGTATGGACTGGGTGGCAAGCTCGGCGACAATATGAAGAAAACGATCGATGCATTTAACGCTTCCCAAAAAGAAGTGGTTGTCAAAGGCATCGTACAGGCAGATTATGACGAGACCGGGCAAAAGTTGCAGGCAGCTATCGCTTCCGGCCAGGTGCCGGCTGCTGTACTGAGCTCTAATGTAGATTGGGCGAAAAAAGGCTACTATGCACCGATGGATTCCTTTATTGCCGCTGATCCCGATTTCAAAAAAGAAGATTTTGTACAGACATTCCTCACTCAGGGACAGGTAGATGGCAAGCAGTATTTCCTGCCGATGTACGGTACCACCCAAGTAATGTATTACCGCAAGGATACGCTCAAAGCCAATGGAATTGACCCGGCGAGCCTCACAACCTGGGAAGCACTGGCGGCAGCTGCTGCCAAAATGACCAAAAAGGAAAATGGAAAAACAACATTTTATGGCTGGGAGCCGATGTGGGGCAGTGACAATATGATTGATGCTGTACTGGGGAAAGGCGGCAGTATTCTGAGCCCGGATGGCAAAACAGTCACGATCGATTCTCCGGAGTGGGTTGAGACATGGGAGATGTTCCGCAAATGGATTCATGAAGATCAGATTATGGGCATTCATTCTGGCGGACAAGGCTGGGAATACTGGTATAAAACGATAGATGATGTAATGAAAAATAAAGCAGCTGGATACACGGGTTCCAGCGGCGATCAGGGCGATCTGGACTTCAAGATTGTAGGTGCAATGGAACAGCCGGGCTGGGAAGGAAAAGGCGAAGGCAAACCGGTCGCCAATGCCATCATGGCAGGTATTCCGGCCAAAGCCAATCCCGAACAACAGCAAGCTGCATTCAAATGGCTGACTTACTTTTCCCAAGCATCCAACACGGCACAATGGTCGATGAATACCGGTTATATCGCGGTGCGTCAATCCGCACTGGAAGATCCGGGGTTCAAAGCATTCAGCAAGAAAAATCCACAGATCGAAGTACCGCTCAAGCAGGCTGCCCATGCCTCTGCACCATTCCAGGACCCGACAGGCGGTAAAATTACCGATGCGCTCAAAGTGGCAGCGGATCAAGTACAGATCAACAATGTGCCAGCTGCACAGGCACTGCAGGAAGCCAAGGTCAAAGCCCAGCAGGAGCTGGATCGTGCCAACAGCCGCTAA
- a CDS encoding metallophosphoesterase family protein — MNEYKWTPATQPEQIEHPNRKRPLASFQVITDTHVTADPQHIHNLHWEKALADIASYGQPSLGVMHVGDVTDHGLEAEYQEMHRIWKKYRDQLPPFFFTMGNHDVGDFIWEEAPQELTGLTGQQLLELWEQYQSQMTAESDPANKDNAATQELWQRRIGNFNEATGTSGSYHDHWLGGYHFIFIGTEQSLSKDCHLSTVQLEWLDSTLATSGDRTRPIFLFLHQPLMNTVSGSLEEQGWYGVHQDEALRHILSGYPQVILFTGHTHWQLGSPHTMYDGQGQMATMFNASSVSYLWTDEDEYLEGSECYYVDIYEHGVHIRGRNLINGTWIEQADYTVTYPSGVAVTE; from the coding sequence ATGAACGAATATAAATGGACTCCTGCCACTCAGCCAGAGCAAATCGAGCATCCTAACCGGAAAAGGCCGCTGGCAAGCTTCCAGGTGATAACGGATACCCATGTGACCGCTGATCCGCAGCATATTCATAATCTTCACTGGGAAAAGGCGCTGGCGGATATAGCCTCATACGGTCAGCCCAGTCTCGGCGTGATGCATGTCGGGGACGTGACCGATCATGGTCTGGAAGCGGAATACCAGGAAATGCACCGGATATGGAAAAAGTATCGTGATCAACTCCCACCTTTCTTTTTTACTATGGGCAATCATGATGTGGGTGATTTTATCTGGGAAGAAGCTCCGCAGGAGCTCACGGGACTGACTGGACAGCAGCTACTGGAATTGTGGGAGCAGTATCAGTCACAGATGACAGCCGAATCCGATCCGGCAAATAAGGATAATGCTGCTACCCAGGAGCTATGGCAGCGGCGAATAGGCAACTTTAATGAAGCAACAGGCACATCCGGTTCCTATCACGATCACTGGCTTGGCGGGTATCATTTTATTTTTATCGGTACCGAGCAGTCGCTATCCAAAGACTGTCATCTATCCACTGTACAGCTGGAATGGCTTGATAGCACACTGGCAACCTCTGGTGACCGGACACGTCCCATATTCCTGTTCCTGCATCAGCCACTTATGAATACGGTATCCGGCTCGCTGGAAGAGCAGGGCTGGTATGGAGTTCATCAGGATGAAGCGCTGCGTCATATTCTGTCTGGCTACCCTCAGGTCATCCTGTTTACCGGACATACGCACTGGCAGCTGGGATCACCGCATACGATGTATGACGGGCAGGGACAGATGGCTACGATGTTCAATGCTTCTTCGGTCAGTTATCTGTGGACGGATGAAGATGAGTATCTGGAAGGCAGTGAATGCTACTATGTAGATATCTACGAGCATGGTGTGCATATACGGGGACGGAATCTGATCAATGGAACCTGGATAGAACAAGCCGACTATACAGTTACCTATCCGTCCGGTGTCGCAGTAACCGAATAA
- a CDS encoding DMT family transporter, giving the protein MTGSTGWLLLLLAIVLELTGTIMMRMSDGFSRLLPSVLMFVCYGASFTMLNYAVRYMPISIAYAIWSGVGITLISIAGYYLFGERLRTASICWMVLIIVGIIGLKWSDVQ; this is encoded by the coding sequence ATGACAGGTAGCACAGGCTGGCTGCTGCTCCTGCTGGCGATTGTACTGGAGCTGACCGGTACGATTATGATGAGAATGTCGGATGGATTCAGCCGGTTACTGCCCTCGGTGCTGATGTTTGTCTGTTATGGAGCCAGCTTCACCATGCTGAATTATGCGGTGCGGTATATGCCGATCAGTATCGCTTATGCGATCTGGTCAGGTGTCGGTATTACACTAATTAGTATTGCCGGGTATTACCTGTTCGGGGAACGGCTCCGAACAGCATCGATCTGCTGGATGGTACTGATTATCGTCGGAATTATCGGATTGAAATGGAGCGATGTACAATGA